The Candidatus Thorarchaeota archaeon genome includes the window TTCATCCGCTTCTGGACAAGCTCGCGAAGGTTGCCACAGTCAAGTCCTGCCTCTATCTGATGAAGTGGGATGTCTCTCTGCATCCTCTGGATTCGGACATACTCGGGCATCTCGGCTATGGCAGTTGCCAAGAGACCTACAGTCTGGTCAGTATCATATGGCCGGTATTCCCCAGCCGTCCACCATTCATAGAGCTTTGTGTGCTTGACCACAATCGTAGGGTAGATCTTCAGCATATCGGGCCGGAAGGCCGGGTCTGAGAAGAGACGGCGAAAGTCGTTCAAGTCGGACTCGAATGTAGCCCCCGGGAGCCCCGGCATCATGTGGTACGCCACCTTTATGCCACTGTCACGGAGTAGCTGAGAGGCGCGGACAACGGAGTCAACGCCATGGCCTCTCGAAACGCGGTGAAGAATTGAGTCAGAGAGAGTCTGGACACCAATCTCGACCCTTGTAGCGCCCATGTAGAGTAGCTCGTCAACGCTGCCAGGGGTCACCAGATCGGGTCGTGTCTCAAATGTTGTGCCAATGTTCCGGACAGGCGCTCTCTCATTCTTTCGCTTTGCCTCGTCCAGACTCCCACTCTCGGATTGATTCATCGCGTCAAGGCAACGCTTCACAAACTCTGCTCTATACTGGGCGTCCTTTGAGCACCAGTCGCCACCCATGACAATCAGTTCGGCCTTCTGGGTTGTGTGACCGGTGGCCCGGAGCTGGTCAAGCCGACTGTGCACCTGTCGAAACGGATCGAAGTCATTCTGAATCCCTCGCATGGTTGCAGGCTCATGGCCGGTGTAGCTCTGGGGAACACCGAGGTCTGGCCCACCGGGACAGTAAGCGCACTTGCCATGGGGACAGGCCTGCGGTCGAGTCATGACAGCAATCACTGCCACCCCGGAAGCAGTCCGGACCGGGCGTTTGCGTAGCAGTCTGCTCAGAAAGTCCACCTCCTCCGGTCGCGCATGTCCAAGTATGTCCGCATTAGATGGGATTGTGGGTAGATGATACCTTGCGCAGACCCGGTTCTTCAGCCGGTTGATGTGATGCCTGTCGAGGGGTACCTCTGAACGCAGGATCTCTTCGATAATCTCTCTGCAGACGGAGGCGGATGTCGCTTCAGGCATTGGAGCCTGCTGAGTGGGATGTGCTCATTAATGCCACGATAGGGGGCAAAAAGA containing:
- a CDS encoding tRNA uridine(34) 5-carboxymethylaminomethyl modification radical SAM/GNAT enzyme Elp3, which translates into the protein MPEATSASVCREIIEEILRSEVPLDRHHINRLKNRVCARYHLPTIPSNADILGHARPEEVDFLSRLLRKRPVRTASGVAVIAVMTRPQACPHGKCAYCPGGPDLGVPQSYTGHEPATMRGIQNDFDPFRQVHSRLDQLRATGHTTQKAELIVMGGDWCSKDAQYRAEFVKRCLDAMNQSESGSLDEAKRKNERAPVRNIGTTFETRPDLVTPGSVDELLYMGATRVEIGVQTLSDSILHRVSRGHGVDSVVRASQLLRDSGIKVAYHMMPGLPGATFESDLNDFRRLFSDPAFRPDMLKIYPTIVVKHTKLYEWWTAGEYRPYDTDQTVGLLATAIAEMPEYVRIQRMQRDIPLHQIEAGLDCGNLRELVQKRMNQLGLRDRTIRYREVGHYELRTGKRVNMADVVLVRREYDASGGKELFLSLEVPEDDVLVGFLRLRRPSTASHRREMTAGPCAIIRELRVYGTAVELRQRRSDAWQHFGMGEWLIEAAESIGRDELGADTILVNSGLGVKEYYRRLGFRDLGPYMAKSL